CACTCTCACAAACTCCCTCCAGCctgtaaaaaatatttcagttatgAAATAAAGGATTTCGAAAGTGTATATAAGAACACCAAAAATATTCATAGTGAAATCCTGAACAGCATTTTCGTAAACAACTTGACACCCCAATGTGTCAGCGTGAAAATTTGCTCTAGATTGCGACAATGCCTGAAGAGTAATATCTCATGTTACTTTAAATTGCCTACCACAGTAATTTAAGTTAAACGTACTCCTCTTTACTTTAAAGAATGCTGATGTTATGCTGACCGTTGTTATATTAAAGTTTGCTCTAAGTCACATCACAGATAGTATTTTGGATAAGATGGGCAGAAAGTGACATGTCTATCAAAACGTACAAAGAACCGTAAGGTGGAGATTACATGTACCTGTGGTATTAAATACTGATGGAGGTGCAACACCAGTATGTCCAGcttttttaaagtgaaaatatgCCACCAGTGCTTTATATGGATCACGTATAAGCAATACGGCGGCATCAAAATGAGTGGACATTCGTTTGTGTGTTTTCGCTGTTAGTGTAGTACCAAGATTGATGTCTTCCAACTCCCCAGTCAATCCTAGTTCCATCACAGAAAGGAAGAGGTAAGTTGTTTTGACTTCGCCCCCaagccaccaccaccacaccaccacaccaccaccaccaccaccaccaccaccaccaccaccaccaccaccaccaccatcaccgtTGACCAcgagcaccagcaccagcacacCCATCACTAGCACCATCAACACCAGCATCACTGgtaccacaaccacaaccacaaccaccaccagcactatcatcatcatcatcatcatcatcatcatcatcatcatcatcatcatcatcatcatcatcatcattttagATGTGTCTGTCATAGTTGTGTGCCACTTTGAAGAATTTATATGGCAAAAGTTATCAGGTTAAACGAATTGATAAATTCTCCCCTTCTTAAAAtattcactgtttgtacatgtcatatctATTATAACTAATCTGTCACAATTAGGTATCTTATAGTGTTCATTCATTGAAAACTCCTAATATTTCCTTCTTTTATTAGTAATTGAAACATACCATTTCttaaataatgatataattattacCATTTCTATAAAGTCTCCGATCGTTATACCGAGATCCAGTATAAATTCCTGTCGCTTGTTCTATGAGATGACGTGTCCAAGTGTTACCAGACCCTGGAAAACTCGTCAGTGCAATGAGGGGATGGGTATGTGGAAGCGACAAAGATATATTGCAATTTACTGGTGGTTTGTCTGAAATGAATAGTATTACGTGGAGGATGACAAAAATTGATTAATAGTTTAAAGAAGCACGAGAGGGAGAGACAATTGAATGAACGAACGACAGACATACGGATAGACGGACGATTGGATgtaaggatggatggatgaatggatgaatggatatatatatatatatatatatatatatatatatatatatatatatatatatatatatatagatctatacatagacagacagacatatatatatagacaaacatAGATATACCGTAGATAGATggagagatagatagattgattatagatatatagattgaTCGTTGGATTGCAGATAGCTGATAGAAGGGGATTGATAGTTAGGTaggtggatagatagatagatagataggtaggtagatagatatgtaggcagacagacagacagacagacagacagacaaacacagatagacagatatatagacagagagacagagagcgaCACATATATAGATATGAAACGTGTAAATGAACGTTTAATATATAAGATTAGACGATTCGAGAAAGATTGATGAAAATTTTTCAGTGCTTACGTATAATTTCTTTTTTGCTTGATGATGCTGGAATATGTTGTCTTCTGTGTATTAAATGTGTCATATGTAATCCAATGTAAAGAATCCAAAGGAGTCCAATGATACAGACAACTTGAGTTGCACATTTTAATCTACGCATTGTCATTCACCGAATGTTATTCTGAAAGTATAAAACATAAAAAGAAGCATGAATTAATTATAAAGGAAAGATTGGAGCAAATGAATGAATTCATGACctgataataatacatacatacacgttcGAACAGTATTTTCAATTGTGTTAGTTCTAATCAAGCGTTGTAATCTTTTTCACATATGGACATACCGTTGTGAGTGGGTATGACCTCCAACAGTTGGTGTGAATATCTTGTGTAAAGGTACATGTTGATAACGATTTTCGCATGCACTGTAAAGATCTGAATACTGTGTGTGCTAAAATGAACTAAAAGtcatatatcatttattttggaaaatgtgtTAAGCATATATCGACATACAGTTGATGCAAAGGACGTGTTGGCCATGGTttacaataaattacaataaatacgAGCTTTAGCATAGCTAGCAACACCCGCCTATACATGGCTCTATTCCTGAAGAAGGCTTTCTGTGTAAAGCCGAAACGTTGAATTAAAGATTTACTTTTTTTATCTTACGTGAACCCCGTGTCTTGTTTATTACCAGACTTGCTACTTTCCTCAAGACTTGGCTTTTTACAGTGTGTACATTACATCACTCTGTAGTtggaccatagaccctacacgtgtagggtctatggttggaCTTATCTTAGTTTCATATCGTAAACAAATTTAGATATGATCTCTGACATCACAGATGTCACCAGCCCAAACAAACAGAGAGTACGatgttatcatttcttaccttgGTCTGTCTTAGTTATTTCTTAGCGGGTTTATGAATATGAGTCTCCAAGCCTATGCGTTGTCAGTGTTTGCTTTTAAACACAGATGTCGGCTATAAAAAAGGTATTATGGGTATTTTATACacatgcgggaaattcaaactgctagaaggagcactgactttgagCTCATGTTTTtgtcccattttgcactgaaaacgTTTTACATGActctcaaatttcatatatactgagTCTAAATACATAGTGATTACAactgagtagaaataactgacgttaAATAAGtgtggtagtcaatatagcgaATTGACGCTAAATATGTATCAAATtggtctagtaaaaaccgttggcccagttgtcaaTTAGACTTACAAAAGGCGTGGGCATTAGATAAGACACTGTAAAcgatgcaaataaacaacgtgtgAAATGCCATATATCAAACAATATATAAGCAAACAAAAGGGTCTTTATGCACTCCATTTGCCCTAGACATTTTGCCTAAAGTGAAATGCAAGCTCACACGTGCGAACTGTACGTGAAAATGACACATTGctactgaaatagaatgacattaCAATGAACCTCTGAAAAGCACAAACATATTGTTGAATGCTTGAACACTGGAAAGAGTATTGCAAAACTCTATATATGTGAAGTGTAATGTGCATGTAATATGTTATATAATTAAAGATACAGGTATTGAATCTATAGattaattataattttgtaaGGAGAAAGTCAAagataaataattttttaagCCTTATGCAAGATAATCCAGAATTtaacaaaatttaatattttaaaacgaACAACTTGAGTTTGGTCATAATAATTAGTTTCCCCTTATAACTAAATTTAGATACGATCTGTGTatgaaaatttgtgaaaaattgCAAAACTTCAACAAAATGGACCAAGTGCTTCCCTTCGCTTAAAAgtaatgaaatcaaattgagCATAATTATTTACATCAAAAGAAATAAGTTTAATGTATTCACATTTGAGTATGCAGACACtaatacatataataacattttGATACGGAACAAAAAATAATCCCAAAAGCGGATAAATTGAATTCCTACATTGCTGTTGAACACACATATAATGTTTTGTAGCTACAAAATTATTATCCCCATATTATACCCAATGCTGTTTCTCAGCCAGGGAAACTACAAGTAACCTAAGTGGGCTTGTCACTACTAGTTAATAAAACAGCAATGGGAAAATCCTTAGTTGAATGGTAGTTtctggctaaatgaagaaatatatttagtAATAATGTACTTATATCTCAAGAATCATAATTGATGAAAAGTCAGGAAAAACTGTCGAATTTGAACAGAGCACCGCAAAACCAATGACATGAACATCAGTTGCTGTGACGTAG
Above is a genomic segment from Glandiceps talaboti chromosome 20, keGlaTala1.1, whole genome shotgun sequence containing:
- the LOC144450992 gene encoding sialate:O-sulfotransferase 1-like; this encodes MRRLKCATQVVCIIGLLWILYIGLHMTHLIHRRQHIPASSSKKEIIHKPPVNCNISLSLPHTHPLIALTSFPGSGNTWTRHLIEQATGIYTGSRYNDRRLYRNGLTGELEDINLGTTLTAKTHKRMSTHFDAAVLLIRDPYKALVAYFHFKKAGHTGVAPPSVFNTTGWREFVRVKSVVWEEHATTWLKFPNPLLVVKYEDLKMYTAREVRKITHFLGVPITETKRYECVKNNLEGNFKRKSDGKEQRDLFTPEMHEQVDAHIRAVNNLLTARSIPELKRDYE